The Phragmites australis chromosome 1, lpPhrAust1.1, whole genome shotgun sequence genomic interval aaataaaagtaagataTCTAAATCAAAGACTATTAGTCTATCCATAACTTcaactctaaatttttttaaagctaGAGATAACTAGCTCCACAAATTCTTATAGCGGAACCTCTACCATACATGCACTAAACTATCACCTCAACTTACCCAACCACACAGTAACTATTAAAAGAGTAATTAACTTCCTAAAGATAAAAATTAACTGCTGAGTATATTTGGCCTGCAACCATCCATTTCTCTTTCTCACATATATATAGCACCTCCTAGCCTATGAGTTCCTTTGCTAATCAATCCTAACCCCATCCTCTCCTCTTTGCAGATAGAAGGAGCTCAAGAACACCTGCGAGGCTCAAACAATGCCGCTCGCAGCTGCACGGCCGTCGCCGCAGCAGCACAGCCGGGTCACCACCAGCGGGAGGGCCGTGGTGGCGTGCGCGGGGCACATGGGGGTGCCGGGTGAGGTGGCGCGGTACCACGAGCACGCGGTGGGAGCGGGGCAGTGCTGCTCGGCCCTGGTGCAGGCAGTCGCGGCGCCGGCGGACGCGGTGTGGTCGCTGGTGCGGCGCTTCGACCAGCCGCAGGAGTACAAACACTTCATCAAGAGCTGCCGCCTTgtggacggcgacggcggcgcggtGGGATCGGTACGTGAGGTGTGCGTGGTGTCCGGGCTGCCCGCCGAGACCAGCCGCGAGCGGCTCGAGGTCCTGGACGACGAGCGGCGGGTGATCAGCTTCCGGATCGTGGGCGGCGAGCACCGCCTCTCCAACTACCTCTCGGTGACCACCGTGCACGAGGCGGCGTCAGTGGCCGGGCCGTTCACCAAGGTGGTCGAGTCGTACGTCGTGGACGTGCCGCCGGGGAACACGACGGACGAGACGCGCATATTCGTGGACACCATCGTGCGGTGCAACCTCCAATCGCTGGCCTGCACGGTCGAGCAGCTCACGATGGTGCCGCGCCACAACTGATGCCCGCCCGGCCCCAGACACGCCACGGTTGGGCTGCCAGTTTGCTCCCGGGGGGGGTAGTGTTATTGACCATTTCTGCTATATATTTTCCTCCCTTGGTTAATTTGGGGCTGgtttttctcctctcttttttaaactttaatttacttttttttatttcacgAAGTACAAAGTATACTATGGATAATACTATGTGTTAACATTAACACTTACATGTTATTGTGCctatgtttctttttcttttttatttacttCTGGACTTGTGGAGTAGCTAGTAATCTGTATGTCCTTGCCTAGCTAATAGCCATGTATGTATGTTTACTTTGATGGGGTATTCATGCTCAAATGCAGGTAGTTTTTTTAGAACGAAATGCAGGTAATATTTTTTTGAGAAGGAAATGCAGGTAATATTTATTATGTTAGGTTTGTTTAGAAATACCTGAGATGTGGGTGCCACAAATTTGTGTGCGTTTGGATGGAGCGAATATGTGATTCACACAAGTGTTTCTCCAGTTTAAACGGATGCTGCATTGCTGCCTAATTAATGAGAATCATATCAACCATGATTAGTTGCTTCCTTCAGTTCTATGCAATATAGCATACACGGAGAACCTTTCTGTACCCCATACATGTTTTGGTATTTTTCACATACAGTATACACGGAGAAATTACACGTTCAAACcgaaatataaattttaaaacattttaattaattttttgaaaaaacacTAAATCCAACTGTTTGCGTGATGGTGATGTCAGCTGTCAAATGAACTTGTTCATTTCCAACGCGACGCAAGAATCAAGATGTGAACATCCAGATCCAGTTTTAGTTGTTGAACTTGACAGCTGCCATTTGGATTTCAATTTTGCTTTAAACTATTTGGATTTCAGTATGTGTTTGTGATGCTGTGAAACGCTTGGCAGGCAGGCAATGGACAATGAACATGGATCTTTGCCCAACGCGGGTGGTGGGATTCCCTCGTTGACATAGATTTTCGGGCGCGCGCACAGGTATGGATGAACACTAGGTCTAGCTGTGCCTGTTGTACCTCGTTAATTGTTGGGCCCATAAAAAGTCGCACAGGAACTAGGACATGTACATCTAGGTGCAACCTTGGAACCtgatggagtttttttttttaagaggaaCCTGACGGAGTTATGCTCTAGCCTAATGAATAATAACTCCAAGTAAAAAAAGTGTCAGATGGATCAACCGGGTGGCTTATATAGCATTTCACTATGTATCTAGTCACCGTGGATTTTGCAAGATGTTACGATTTGTTTAGGATACTAGGTCTCCTTTTGAATCTCTACGCAATTATCTTTGTATGGCTACAGATTTGTATCACCCAGTGTTTTACACATTCataaaaattactaaaaatttgaacttttccgaatttacaacaaaaacaaattCGAATATGTAAATATGGGCAAAGTAACccaaaaatatttatcaatttattttGAGAAAACATACATAAAAGTCCATCATGGTGCAATTTTATACCTTCTCTAACTATGACCAATGGTATAAATTTGTTAATTATTTTATGAAGTTACTTCACCAAATAACCGAATGACGATATAGCTTTCATATATTAAATTCTGATAACTTACGCTAGTAATGATAAATTTTAGAGAGTTGCACAGATTCTAAAACATCAAATGTAGAAGGAGGGAGCAATGAGAAGTGATGGATTTAACTACAATAGCACATACGCTTTGGCAGTAGCTAGGAAATAATTATTCCAGCTCCAGTGCGCGTGTCCTGTTTGGTCTCCAACATGTCCCTGCAGATTCACATATAAGGCCCAGATTGTTTCAGCTTTTAACATGTTTTTACTTTTcagaagctaaaaattaaaacaaacagAGTTTTAAATAGCTAATGTTTAAAAAACTGAAAATCTAGTTtctgataaaataaattaaaaactgaTAAGCTGACTGAAagtaatttttctatcttttagGGTGTGAGAATCTAAAAATTTCTCATAGCAACCAACAGTTAAAAACCAAAAACCAGAAGataactttaaaaaaactagctttCAGCGAAAACTAAAAACCTCCACCCAAACAAACCGGGCCTAAAAGCCACAACGCTAAAAAAAAGTTGGCATTATTTTGCTTCTTTTCAGTATCGTCCTTGTCCTATAGTGTCTCATACATGCATAAATTTTTATTCTGATCCGTACCATatgcacgcacgcacgtacTGTAACGTGGAAAGTCTATAAATATCAAGCAATAATATCATAAAGCGTATACACGAATTTCGGTTAATTTAACCTTAATGGGTGATGAATTTCTATCCTGCTTGAAGTTTTGAGATTCCTTctggatgatattattttttagggTACTGTGTGTGTGCACCTTATGCCGCGTGGCAATATTTTGATATGCACGCATTGCCCATTTGCTCAATTGGCAGCTCGTCTCTTGTTCTACGATCGATCTCTAGGCCAAGGGGTGGGTACCTCTCTCGATCAATTCGCCTTTTTATTCTTTCGccgtttccttttcttttctctttggtttggcacttcttctctcctcttttaGTGTGCCACAGGCAtggcgtgcgtgcgtgcatgcaagTTGTCCTACAAGTTGCATGCGCCTTGTGTCTTGCATAGGAAAGCAGGGTTGAACAATCAACATGCCAAGTTGCCCACAGGCATGGTTTTCGGATCTCTCGTTTAGGTGCAATCGCATTTCCTGGGCGTCATCAGGTGATCTCATATTGCACAGGGTACACTACTTTGCAAGTTGCTCTCTCTTATAAGTGATAGACAAATTGGCTCTCTGATCTCATTGGGCTGCAATCAGAGAAAACTAGAAGCACtagatattatattatattatattatatataaagGTGAGAGAGTGAGTTGCCAAAACGATAATTTCAATTATATATATGTAGTCGATCAGAATCTCTTCAACGTCCGGAAGTTATTACAAGCTTTAGTGCAGAGAAATTCATTCTCAACTAGTTTGATTACTAAAACGTCCGTCTCCAAtaataaaactagcaagatgcCTATACTAATAGGGTAGTTAGTAtcgttgtaatattttatcatgataatatttaattaattatattttatacggactttttatttagacatttgatttttataataatttgattttttctaaggttgtatttgatatggatccttctttttATTCTAAcctcaatttcaattattatttattttattttatttaaactctttatttagatattttgcttttcaaGCCATATGGAAATCAAAttgctatttttctataatttttaatttcgaatttagatatttattaatcatatttgatatagacttttggtttaatctagactgTTAGATATTCATAGCAAGTTAGCCCACACTAATAGCATGACTAGCCTCGCTGTAATATTTTTGTTatgataatctttgattaaaaattagcttAAATAGCTTTTTCTACGAGGTTAGTGTCGCTCAGTTGCAAAACACAttaaattagaagaagagataaaaattatgttcgTGGAAGAGAGAATTATTTATTCTTTAAACTTATGCTCGAATCACATATATGTATTGGTTTGATTTCTACCCCAGGCTTTGCAACATTTCGAAATGGGGAAATTGCGAGTATACATTTTTATCAACTACCAAAATCATATGTCAAGTGTAGGTAACCCAACTAAAATCAGAATATGTTTGTTTTATCTGCATGTTATGTCTTGCCTGCTGTCTGCTTGATCTGATGAACTTGAGTTACACgttgcttcttaatctattcttttagtaagaattttgaaaaaaataattattttttaatgaattttagatattggttaattgtattttacatagactATTTGTTTAGTTATttaatttacaataattttttaagactatatttgatatagatCATTCTTTCTTCTATTCTaacccaattttaattattgttaattttattttatttgggctctttatttatatattttgctttccaaactgTATGAAAATCTAactgctatttttttatttagctatttattaatcatatttgatatgtatTTTTTGGTTTATCTAGAccattatatatttataaaaatgagTGGTCTGGATACTTATCTTCTTTTCCGATTAACGTGTTAATTTCGTAACTTTAAGAGCGAACATAGTGACTCCTTTTAATACTTAAATAATAGTATACTCCATCCAATTTTAAATAATTGACACTTTTATCAAGATtcagtcaaagttttaaaattttgactatcgatagcttctaaaatatttagtttgtaaatataaaaatcatatgtgttgttttgtctaaaaaatactttcataatatatatttttattagatattataattatattttagaagctattgatggtcaaatttttaaaaaactggTCAAATACTAGTGAAAGCGGCAAATATTTATAACAGAAGGAAGTAATAAATAGATTGCAGTTTCTTGTTGAGCTACTACCCGTAACAATAACGGAGAAATATGTATGTGCATCATAATATAATTGAAATGCAGCCTCCTACGCATTCTCGAAAGAAAACTAATAAACACTGCTAGCAACTTAGTACTAACTGTTTGCTGTCAACGTAAACGCAAATTAGCTTGGCCCATGTGCTATCTTCCCAGCTGAACAACTGAACTTTTGCCACAAAGTCCACCGATCATTTTAGTGCAGTGGCTGCGCCGTAACCTGAACTCTGAATGGTTACTCCTACATTCTTACAACACACTCCGTTGCCGCCATATCCTGCTCCGCTAGCTGCGAGCGGCGGTTCACACGTGGAAAAACTAATAGAGTCACGTTATGTGcaaaacagataaaaaaaagTATTATATAAATGCTGAGTGTTAGAATTTATTACTTAAAAACTTTTTAGTGACATGTCTtgttatgacccgttacttacATTGCTTTGGTCAGGAATAGACTATGACCTACCACTTTTGATAGCTCATTAGTAGTGAATCATAACTTAATCTGTCATTTAagatattagtgacagattaagTTATGATTCACTACTAATGATCAATTTATCAGTGACAGGTTGTCCtagactagtcatcagtgataagTCTCTCTGGGTCTGACATAAGCGACGGATGatgttacaacccatcactgatgactaagCTTTATTATTAGAGCTGACCAGCTACTGTCCAAGTGATGATTACTTTTTCTTAATTTACCCAACTAAAAACTAACGTACTGTACAGATCTAAAAGAAATTATGCAAAAAGCTTATAACCATGCTATAGCTGAACATTTACGCATAAAAACCACAGATATAAACACTAAATGTATAATCGTACTATAGCTAAGATTCAAACCAAAAAGATATGAGACTACAAACATTTACAAAAAATACATCAACAAGTTAGAACTTATATTagcctatttcatgaatttttattaaaaaacaaaactGGTGTAGGGTACAATAGCGTAGTAGGCataattgttttattttttcctaattttttcttAGCGTATTCGGAACGCATGCAAGAGTGAGGTGGTAAATGGGCTACACACACGAGAGGAGGTCACGAATTCGATTATCACAGAACAcaaagtataaaaatagtgtgaaaaatgGCAAGTGATatgtggcgagtggtgatggtCTCTGCGTTAGGATGgttcgggtgaaaaaaatatttttgacttttttatccAAAAAACGCAAAAAAACgttcatcagtcattagtgtgcggtcaagattatgacctgtcacttatgacaaaTTActattatgatccgtcactgatgaccttcaTAAGTGATATAGCCCACCACTTATAAGTGACGTATAAATGATGAATCACTATTATGACCCATCAATAAACACCATAAGTGATATATCACTATTATGAACTTTATAAGTAACAGGTTACTATTATGACTCTTCAATCATATGGTCATCGGTGACGAATCATAACTCGTTACTAATAACTAATCATCAATAACGTATTTAAATTGATGGATACACTGCAAGACTCATCACTTATAATGGTTATCATAGGTTAGTGAAGATCTTTTTTGGCATAGTGTCAGTAAGAACGGAACTACATAGATAAGTTAAGCAACACTAGCGTATCTAATGAAAAAGTGTTTATATGAATGCCTGAGCAGAGTCACATCATCGAGCCTCCATATAAAGTACCTCTCTCCGATGCAAACATCTTCTCATAGGTTCTTAATCGGGTGCTTGATGTACTAATTGATGATAGTTACATGTGCAAGCACCTACCAAGCATTGATACTTGACAAAACTTCGATGTTACGAAATAAGCATCCTACTCATCCTACGTGATGATAAAACCGGTTTTCTTTCGCCAGACACCAATAGAAGCACCTGTACTGAAGATGGCCTAAGCAGTCTACAGTATCAATCTAGGGGAATTATCTTGCGAGCCCACTTGAGCTGAGGATGCGAATACACAGTTCAAAGAATGGAAGGGCTTCAGGAACACATAGCAGCAAGCACGCAGAAAATTCAGAGAGAGCGGGCCCCATGCATGTACGCAAATGCCTTTTCTTGGCCTCCAGACAAGTACCGTTCTATGCATTTGAGGAACTAAgtgaatatatattttagtttaCTTGTAATGAGTTATTTGTAACGATTGATTTGAGTTGATTTCAATTTGTATGAGTGTGTTTATGTATAATCTTGCTTATGGCTAACTACTGTTGAAGAGTATAATGAAGTTGGTgtgaatttagaaaaaaaagtgatcaccggataatccgatatGAGAAAATTTATCTTCACCGATAGTTCGGTGTTCTAAAGGAGTAGATACCGAAACATTTTTGTGAAGAAGCTAAAGTGGAGTTaaagcaccggatgatccgatgtggTGCTAATACTGACGCCGGAGGTTTTCAGTTTGatggtaaaatttgaaataagcatcggatgatccggtattggCTACTTGTGTTCATTGTACTATTTCTAGTAGAGAAGGATCCAAATTGAGTTCTAgagagttgtactcaccggatagtacgATGATGAGCCGTGTGAACATCAAATAGTACACCATatattttcttgcagagagcaatttttcagTGCATGGGGGATTTATGTGCACATGATTGTCCAATGGTGAATAGTGTCACACCGGAGtatatcaccggactaattcttatAGAAAGCAAATTTTCAGTGCAAAGAAAGAGCTACattcactggatgatccggtgttcagaaggtGAACACACCGAAGCATCCGGTGTTTATGATTTCTGTATGATATGTTTTCATCtgaggatttttgttttgagctaacTTGAAGATGTTTTTAGAGTGGGAGAAACATGCTTTCTTAtttcatggtgtgcagatgATAGATGCCACTTGGCAGTCGACGgtaggatgatcggggccaagcgatgttggtgccggacgatcaaggaggctgaaTGGAGTAGAGGATGATCCTATCAGTACGTGTGGAGGTCAAGTGAAGCATGAGgtgattgatgaagatggtgtgttgataaaATCAAGCAAAGGGGTATCAGTACAAGTGAAAATAGGGTCTGAGGGATTcggagcggaagagacttaccgacggtcaagatcgtaaggcGAAtgacacgtgtcgacatcagagcgcttacTTTAGGCAGAACAAGTGAAAGCTAGTCACATTTTGAAAggcatgctagggtttcgcggtttggccacaaaaccgtgggaggactgaagGGTCACCTGGCATCATCGCGAAACTTGcgttgagacgaagctaagtcttGAACAAGCCATGGTAGTTCGATAGACGGAgcaaaaaatggaccaaaataccccgatTGTAGGTAGGAGTTCATTGCCggtgaggggtattttaggaaaaaaattaaGGACCAAAACACCTtcctatgcctataaatagagaggtacaACTGTGAAAGAGtattgagctagccatttgagagcctagtgatagaTTTTGGTGGAAATAAAAGGATAtacttagtctttgtaatagtcTAGAgcttttttttgagagaaacaactttgtaatctgccaaaaataAGATTGACCTATGTACTTAataaagattattttcttgcatcTGCTCATACATGCTTATATCCTtctagtctttttttttcttttgtcttccttgtaagtttttttatttttgtgttgattttcattttttcctttgTGGTACAATATTTTCATCTTAGGAAGTTGTTTTTTATaggtataaaattcatatatttaTGTATATGAGAGGGTCTTGAGTTCTCTTACCTTTAAAACATCAACGTGAAGAATTTCTTTATCTGGTGATCATcttctttaattttttatcacaaGTTGAGAGCTTTCAGGTACTAAGACATATaaaatgatcttaaatagaatcTAGAGTTCATATTCTTTTCGTACAGTTATGTTGCTCAAAAGTTTCCTTTTAAACTTTCTCTCTACTTGATTTTCGCTTGTACGTTTTTAGAAACGTTGAGTGAACACAGAGTAAATCatctatttcacaagaaatttataagacGTCTATTTACCTCTTCTAATCATCTATCTCGGTCCTACGACATTGTATCAGCTGCATGATTTCATGGGACTAAACTTGAGGCCAAGTTGCCTAAAGATGTCCATGGTGCGCACACTTGTGCTTGCAAGTTGCCATTATTTTCCTCCAAGTCTTTCAGTCCGATGTGTAGCCAGAACCAATGTCCCATTGGCATGTCCCCAGCTTGTTGTTCTTAACTATGCAGTGGCGTGGGCACTACTCCATACACATGCATCACTAGCTACCTAAGGACCGTTTGAAACTTAGAAATGCAAAATAAAGAAAGCGTAAAAAACACAGAAATATAATAGAGTGAAAAGTGAAAAACTATATAATTCTAAAACACATGAATGAAAAGGCTGTTTGGATCGCAGGAACGAGACAGAGCAGcggtgggagggagagaaagatcGAAGACTCTTTCCCTTGGTTCAGACTAGATGTTTTATTTCCTGTGAAACATACAGTTAGTGGTTTCTTTCCTCCAGAACGGGAGCTTACTTTTCTCTATTCCAAACGCGCTCAACATATTCCTTTTCAGAGGAACTGAAAACTGCAAAATTCCTGTGCGGAACATGTGATCCAAATGGGCCCAAGGTTTTGGGTAGGAACCTTGTCAATTTTGCCCACTGGAAACTTACTAGTTGCGAGTGCTATGTGTACATTGTGTCGGTAATGGAGCGTTCCATGGATTAAGCGTTATGAGAGCCGCATCGACCTGATCTTGTATGGAAGAAGAATATAATCAGTATTCAGGAAAAGGGCCGGTTTAAAGCCGTTATTCGTGGACTTGAGTTGCTTCGCGTGGAAACGAAGGGAAGAACAGGCTGCCATGCATGTACTAATGTTGCAAGTTGCGACGTGATGTTTGGTCGGCCATTTATGCCGGCTGACGCAAAATTCCAGGCCTCGAAACGGAAAAGACAGTAAGATTACGATTCAGTTAGTGTTCGCTTGTAGTCAGTCGTTGCTCAGTGCTGTGATCACCGTGTAGTTGCACATTGGGAGATTGTCAATTACCGCGCAGTGATAAGATATGGAATCGGACAGGATGTACAGCCACACTTGAATATTTCAAAACGTAGTCTGATACGTCAGACTTTGTCTAGGTTCATTGACTGCGCCAGAGCCTGAATCCCACCAGATCCATGCGACATAGACGGACCAGCGGTtgaattcataaaaaaaaaaagaaaaaaaaaagagaggaagttCCAAGCATTCACAGCCGCGCAAGAAACTGAATCCCCGCTAGCGCACCGTCCGATGCAAATTTAAAAAGTCTTACCACAACATCATATATTGTTTCACATAATATATGAGGCACGAATCCCTTTTACTCCTCTAGTGTTCGCTAGCCCTCGAGCGCAGCTAGCACACTATTAAGGAGCTTAAGACCCTAAGGTTCTAATCAATCTCTCAGAAAAATCGTatgaataatattttatatCCTAGAAAAATCAAGTCCCACATGTTAAATCACGATCTTCAACATCcaaacaactaaaaaaaataaactatagCATGCAACAAGCCAATTACATTTCTTCAACATCAATAACACTCTATTgcaacatataaaaaaaacatcCCATCTATAGTTATAGGATAATCCAAATCTATTATGCAACATTTATAAAATGCTAGTGCAACATCAAAACATCGTTTATGCAACATCCATAAAATGATTTACTGCAACAAATCGAAACACCTATTGCGACAAAAATCAAATGATACAATAAATTCAAAAACATACTGCAACAAATCAAAACCACATACCACAACAAAGTGATTTGTTGCGGTCTAACTTTGGGCGAGGAAGCCATTTGGAAAAAATGACGAAAAGAGAGGTGGAGCCGATGGATAAGAGAGCCCCGTGCGAAACGTccaatatttttacatgtagAACGCAGGCAAATAATATTAGTATTAATTCAGCAATATCCATTACATATCCATTTGAATCCTAGCAGTATGAGTTACCAGACGTCGGTTTATTGAGTATTGGGGAAGATAGAAATTTCGGGTCTAATGTCTTAGATAACGATGACGAGGTGCAGTCATGCCATTAGATGCATCAACAACGTCTGAACAAATCCTCCACCGTCGGAGCGTTCGGGTAGGAGCATTACCGAACTGAATAACATTTGAGCCCACTCCGGCCCACTACAGAGAACCCAGGCCCAACCAAAAAATGGGGAGCTTCTCAGCTTAAGCTTGAATCGAAAATCCTTGGGCTCAAATATGGCCCAAAATCTAAAACACACCCAAGGGACTATGAGCGCAATCGGCTTCCCAGAATGCATGATGACGAACTGAAGAAACCGAACAGTTGATGGGGCCTGAGATAGTTTAGTCTCCGGTGAAGGGAAGATAAGTTCTTCGTATCCTATGTCGCTAGCTTCAGCTCATCGGTGTCGGATGCGGCGGAAGACCCggcagaggaagaagatggcAGGAAGTCCCTAGTTATccttttttacaattttcagtTGTTATTTGGGGGTGAATGTAAAATTGGTTAGTATCTGCACGTTACATGAATGAAATTCCTTCCCCTTAAAAAAAAGACCAcccaaagaaaaacaaaactgTATCTGTATGTGTAAAAAAACCTGAATCTGTACGGCTGTATGTGCAGAAGCTGTTGAATCATTGGACTCGTGGCAGACCCCAACCGGACGCGCGCCCGTATGGCTGCGTGTGCAGCAGCTACCGTTTGCGTTGCATCCGCGCCACGCCTCCTGTTCCAAGTCGCCCCACGCGCCAGACGTGCCCCCGCTCCCTCTCCACGTCGGTTGAACAGAGCGGCAGACATGCAGGAGCAGGACGCCACCGATCGAGCCGCCGAGACGAGATGGCGGCGGGCGGGGCCGGCGGTGGTGCCGCGGCGCGTGGTGGCCTCGTCTGCGTGACGGGCGGGAGTGGCTTCATCGGCTCGTGGCTCGTCCGCGGCTACACCGTCCACGCCACCGTCAAGAACCTCCGTGCGTAACATGCTCCCTTCTCTCTATCCGTAGCGCATCAAATTcgttttcatgcatgcatgcactcagTACACCGAGTTAGTCGAGTAGGAGCAAGATTTCAAAGTTCTTGACGGTTCTTTCTTGCAGAGGATGATGGCGAGACGAAGCACATGCAGGCACTGGGCGGCGCGGACACGCGGGTCCGGCTGTTCCAGATGGACCTCCTCGACCCTGCCTCCTTACGGCCCGTGGTCGAGGGCGCCCGCGGTGTCTGCCACATCGCGTCCCCTGTGGCCGGAGGGGGAGTAGGGCTGCCGGCTGCACTACCTATCGAGAGGAGAGAATCGGTGGAGGGAGAGAACAGAGAAGAGAGTGGGGTCTTGTTCAGCAGAGGGGATCGAAGAACAAAAATCGGAATAGCCTTCTTCTACCTCCAGCCGGAACCTCCCTTTGTTGCTTCTCCTCCGATCCCCAACTTTCCTGCTCACCCCTAGTTCCCCTTCTTCTTCCAGCTCTTAGAGCTTCTTCCTTCTCTGGATGTACCCTTTTATCTGTATTAGACCTTGACCTCACAGTACACTATCTGTTGGAGTGATTTGGCGTTGATCAATGACTCGTTCGTGTGTTGATTGGATTGTTGATCGCCCGGGATCGTGATAATTGGTATTAGAACCGTTCGATCTGAGGGTTCGCGTTATGGAAAAGGTGTTTGAAGATCCGTGTGATGCGTTGTTGGAGCAATTAGAGGAGCAAGGTCAGATTCTGGACCGGTTGAGCAAGGTCGTGGCCGGGTTGACTGTTGACAACGACATTATGAGCTACCGGACTCGTGAAGCCGAAGGTGGAGAAGGAGGAGCCCGAGCCGCAAATCGAAGTCGTGTGGTGATGCTACCGAGTCTGCTTCTCCCGCCAACGCACCTGCATCTGCTGCTGTCAACACTGCTGTTGTTGCCAGGGACACCACGCCACGTCAACCACTGTAGCTGCTTTCTCATCCAA includes:
- the LOC133890244 gene encoding abscisic acid receptor PYL4-like; translated protein: MPLAAARPSPQQHSRVTTSGRAVVACAGHMGVPGEVARYHEHAVGAGQCCSALVQAVAAPADAVWSLVRRFDQPQEYKHFIKSCRLVDGDGGAVGSVREVCVVSGLPAETSRERLEVLDDERRVISFRIVGGEHRLSNYLSVTTVHEAASVAGPFTKVVESYVVDVPPGNTTDETRIFVDTIVRCNLQSLACTVEQLTMVPRHN
- the LOC133923700 gene encoding cinnamoyl-CoA reductase 1-like, whose protein sequence is MAAGGAGGGAAARGGLVCVTGGSGFIGSWLVRGYTVHATVKNLQDDGETKHMQALGGADTRVRLFQMDLLDPASLRPVVEGARGVCHIASPVAGGGVGLPAALPIERRESVEGENREESGVLFSRGDRRTKIGIAFFYLQPEPPFVASPPIPNFPAHP